In one Diabrotica virgifera virgifera chromosome 5, PGI_DIABVI_V3a genomic region, the following are encoded:
- the LOC114329718 gene encoding gamma-aminobutyric acid receptor subunit beta-like, translated as MIVYYFIIFTVNGIDSDTSTARLSSVTQTITELLKGYDNRLRPNFGGDPLDIGMDLTIASFDAISEVNMDYTITLYLNQYWKDERLSFGFDDENLTLSGEFSDRIWVPDTFFANDKHSFLHDVTEKNKLVRLRGDGFIEYGMRFTTTLACMMDLHYYPLDSQNCSIEIESYGYTVVDVVMSWHSTPVRGVEKAELPQFTIIGWETNDRKETLATGTYQRLSLLFKLQRNIGYFIFQTYLPSILIVMLSWVSFWINHEATSARVALGITTVLTMTTISTGVRNSLPRISYIKAIDIYLVMCFVFVFAALLEYAAVNYTYWGARAKKKKQQNIRIDARETLTRSSPSNEDIIELRDLRMSPIPSIRNRYSPSYWYTVDLPSLPPSYRMRRTHSPYMYRNAAGFRYRRTRGNVVNQRKVINALRKAASILKPSLPKIRNVNVIDKYSRIVFPVMFLLFNIGYWAYYFVE; from the exons GTGATCCATTGGATATTGGAATGGATTTAACTATAGCGAGTTTTGATGCAATTTCTGAAGTGAACATG GATTATACTATAACTCTTTATTTAAATCAATATTGGAAAGACGAGAGGTTATCATTTGGTTTCGATGACGAAAATCTAACTTTATCTGGAGAGTTTTCAGACAGAATATGGGTACCAGATACATTTTTTGCTAACGACAAACATAG TTTCCTTCATGACGTGACCGAGAAAAACAAGTTGGTGAGATTACGAGGTGATGGATTCATAGAATACGGGATGAGATTTACGACCACCTTAGCTTGCATGATGGATTTGCATTACTACCCCCTTGACTCTCAAAATTGTAGTATTGAGATTGAAAGCT ATGGCTACACCGTAGTAGACGTAGTGATGTCCTGGCACTCTACCCCAGTCCGTGGAGTGGAGAAGGCCGAGCTACCTCAATTTACCATAATAGGTTGGGAAACTAACGATAGGAAAGAAACCTTAGCTACCGGCACATATCAAAGACTTTCACTTTTATTCAAGCTACAAAGAAATATAGGATACTTTATTTTCCAGACATATTTACCCAGTATTCTTATTGTTATGTTATCATGGGTATCGTTTTGGATAAATCACGAAGCTACTAGTGCTAGAGTAGCATTAG GTATTACCACCGTTCTAACTATGACCACGATAAGCACTGGTGTTCGAAATTCTCTGCCTAGGATTAGCTACATTAAAGCAATAGACATTTACCTCGTTATGTGTTTTGTATTCGTTTTCGCAGCGTTACTGGAATATGCAGCTGTGAATTATACATATTGGGGAGCTAGGGCGAAAAAGAAGAAGCAACAGAACATAAGGATTG ATGCAAGAGAAACGTTAACTAGATCGAGTCCTTCTAATGAAGATATAATAGAATTGAGAGACTTGAGAATGAGTCCTATTCCCTCGATAAGAAATAGATATAGTCCATCATATTGGTATACCGTAGACTTACCCAGTCTACCTCCTAGTTACCGGATGAGAAGAACACATTCTCCTTATATGTACAGAAACGCTGCAGGGTTTAGATATAGAAGAACTCGAG gAAATGTTGTAAATCAAAGAAAGGTGATAAATGCGCTGAGAAAAGCAGCATCAATCCTCAAACCGTCCTTACCAAAAATTAGAAACGTCAATGTGATCGACAAGTATTCAAGAATCGTCTTTCCtgtaatgtttttattatttaacatcgGATATTGGGCGTACTATTTTGTAGAATAA